The following are from one region of the Salvia hispanica cultivar TCC Black 2014 chromosome 1, UniMelb_Shisp_WGS_1.0, whole genome shotgun sequence genome:
- the LOC125194510 gene encoding actin-related protein 4-like, with product MYGGDEVSAIVVDLGSHTCKAGYAGEDAPKAVFPSVRANSTLSLAVSKCLLIDPKEHPMLFAESCSNSQQQRENLEFVFSKVELVFCLSFNLVSLISPCLYPKLQIKPRYAFKRKEVRPGEFQVVDPSYNVYEPSISFIIFLWLDTSYSNIPMTPYELPDGQTIEIGADRFKIPDILFNPSLALTIPGMENSIETTSSAHGLPQMVIESISKCDVDIRRELYSSILLSGGTASMQQLKERLEKDLLEESPQAARVKVLASGNATERRFSVWIGGSILASLGSFQQMWFSKSEFEEHGASYIQRKCP from the exons ATGTATGGAGGAG ATGAAGTATCGGCAATAGTCGTAGACTTGGGTTCCCATACCTGCAAAGCTGGTTATGCTGGCGAAGATGCGCCGAAAGCTGTCTTCCCATCTGTGAGAGCCAACTCAACCCTTTCTCTTGCTGTCTC GAAATGCCTGTTGATTGATCCAAAGGAACATCCAATGCTCTTTGCCGAGTCATGTTCTAATTCTCAACAGCAGAgggaaaa TCTAGAATTTGTTTTCAGCAAAGTTGAACTTGTATTCTGCTTAAGTTTTAATCTGGTTTCTCTCATTTCCCCTTGTTTATATCCAAAATTGCAGATAAAGCCTCGTTATGCATTCAAAAGAAAGGAAGTTCGTCCTGGAGAGTTTCAGGTCGTTGATCCTTCATATAATGTTTACGAACCaagtatttcatttattat TTTCCTCTGGTTAGATACATCTTACTCCAATATTCCAATGACACCTTATGAGCTTCCTGATGGACA AACAATTGAGATCGGTGCTGACAGATTCAAGATTCCTGATATATTGTTTAATCCATCTTTAGCTCTG ACTATACCTGGTATGGAAAATTCTATAGAGACAACTTCATCTGCCCATGGCCTGCCGCAAATG GTTATTGAGAGCATAAGCAAGTGTGATGTTGACATCCGAAGAGAACTTTATAGCAGCATATTG CTTTCTGGTGGAACGGCATCAATGCAACAGCTGAAAGAACGTCTTGAGAAAGATCTACTGGAG GAATCTCCTCAAGCGGCTAGGGTGAAAGTTCTAGCAAGTGGAAATGCAACAGAAAGGAGATTCAG TGTTTGGATAGGAGGCAGTATATTGGCATCACTTGGATCCTTTCAGCAGATGTGGTTTTCCAAATCTGA GTTTGAAGAGCACGGAGCTTCATATATTCAACGGAAATGCCCTTGA
- the LOC125201885 gene encoding uncharacterized protein LOC125201885 has product MENGDPSLGLEDGTIDVEDLLVEPPQDGHLSMDNVICFDEKIAKNAMAIVPVSCSSGGSDTGIAREGKDILNGEVLNAMPIEAEDGYFRLENDFVTWVMSTF; this is encoded by the exons ATGGAGAATGGAGATCCGTCTCTGGGGTTGGAAGATGGGACAATTGATGTTGAGGATCTGCTTGTGGAACCCCCACAAGACGGGCATCTGTCGATGGATAATGTCATATGTTTCGATGAGAAGATCGCAAAGAATGCAATGGCCATAGTACCTGTTTCCTGCAGTTCTG GTGGGTCGGATACTGGTATTGCTCGGGAAGGGAAAGATATTCTAAATGGAGAA GTACTCAATGCAATGCCTATTGAAGCTGAAGATGGATACTTCCGACTAGAGAATGATTTTGTAACATGGGTGATGAGTACCTTCTAG
- the LOC125194518 gene encoding LOW QUALITY PROTEIN: uncharacterized protein LOC125194518 (The sequence of the model RefSeq protein was modified relative to this genomic sequence to represent the inferred CDS: inserted 1 base in 1 codon), giving the protein MWGPKAIKVPPEDPEEFSVIAIQVPFGSLANQERSESQSFDTVVLEPTKLCYRPSRKGRVLPQPINPTNVSRHLNIRKKVIVQKLHQEKEVIAAWVRKNRRFCCRISVKEKECPCSSHKSEEKKRLSPCCNSEKRDDCFTTESPKKRDDRRLAAVHHKKRDDTLTDESSEEASGRRKHHRLWTISEVRKLIEGVSXYGVGRWSRIKKLFFAASAHRTSVDLKDKWRNLLKASGMQEQGSQQGEKKRNVAWRPSAKAHPAPALERGDNASLPERGGGRQRCCARFHTDITLSDYRRILSSVNGN; this is encoded by the exons ATGTGGGGACCTAAAGCAATTAAAGTACCTCCTGAGGATCCAGAGGAGTTCTCTGTCATAGCAATTCAAGTTCCCTTTGGTTCTTTAGCTAACCAAGAACGTTCAGAGAGTCAATCATTTGATACGGTAGTTCTTGAACCTACTAAACTTTGTTACAG ACCAAGTCGAAAGGGAAGAGTTCTACCCCAACCAATAAATCCGACAAATGTGTCCCGGCACttgaatataagaaaaaaggtGATTGTGCAGAAGCTCCATCAAGAAAAAGAGGTGATTGCGGCATGGGTCAGAAAAAACCGACGTTTTTGTTGCAGAATCTCCgtcaaagaaaaagaatgtcCCTGCAGCAGCCACAAATCAGAAGAAAAGAAACGACTTAGCCCTTGCTGTAATTCGGAAAAAAGGGATGACTGTTTTACAACAGAGAGTCCAAAGAAGAGGGACGACCGCCGCCTAGCTGCGGTGCATCACAAGAAAAGAGACGACACTTTAACAGATGAGAGCTCTGAGGAAGCTAGTGGCCGCAGGAAGCATCATAGGCTATGGACTATTTCCGAGGTCAGAAAATTAATCGAGGGTGTTT AATACGGAGTTGGTAGATGGAGTCGAATAAAGAAGCTCTTCTTTGCAGCATCCGCTCATCGCACATCCGTAGATCTCAAG GACAAATGGCGGAATCTGTTGAAAGCCAGCGGTATGCAGGAACAAGGGAGTCAGCAG GGAGAGAAGAAACGGAATGTGGCGTGGCGGCCCTCTGCCAAAGCCCATCCTGCGCCCGCGCTGGAACGGGGCGACAATGCATCCTTACCCGAAAGGGGAGGGGGGCGACAAAGGTGCTGCGCGCGATTTCACACGGATATAACGCTGAGTGACTACAGAAGAATCCTAAGTAGTGTTAATGGGAACTGA
- the LOC125194527 gene encoding uncharacterized protein LOC125194527, with product MDNGISFPKLIKPGVFSFKPEFRKNVTLLEEDDSKFVESRLDDGKAVLDLDFLIKGFELGNRDVSSLFFLAGVLSAAYAYVVLAFIVTYTWGNGIIFLKVVDHLVGNRRSFFRTVWDGSNIGLKRLSGFVLMKWAVRDALAQLMGIFFFGEIEDQYVFFKVFLRMKFMPFANVAPWVIGHEWESAGFMAVWFLSDVLLGLLFAVGSWVAIVDSRRGGRGIVREGCHMLVALFYPAFEMRWMEVIVCGSVGKWALRRVFGDFVVLVFQSSMEVYFMVAWLVFYLAARHKDDTSLGRTFGARWKVFLRLLGD from the coding sequence ATGGATAACGGTATTTCTTTCCCCAAATTGATCAAGCCTGGGGTTTTTAGCTTCAAGCCTGAATTCAGGAAGAATGTCACTCTATTGGAGGAGGATGATTCCAAATTCGTCGAGAGCAGGCTGGATGATGGGAAGGCGGTGTTGGATTTGGATTTCCTGATCAAGGGTTTCGAATTGGGGAATCGTGATGTGTCGTCGCTCTTCTTCTTAGCGGGTGTGTTGTCGGCTGCTTATGCTTATGTTGTGCTTGCTTTCATTGTTACATACACCTGGGGGAACGGGATCATCTTCCTCAAAGTGGTGGATCATTTGGTGGGGAATCGGAGATCCTTTTTTCGAACAGTTTGGGACGGATCGAACATCGGACTGAAGCGGCTCTCGGGGTTTGTGCTGATGAAATGGGCTGTGAGGGACGCTCTAGCTCAGCTAATGGGTATATTCTTCTTTGGTGAGATTGAGGATCAGTATGTTTTCTTCAAAGTGTTCTTGAGGATGAAGTTTATGCCGTTTGCCAATGTAGCCCCGTGGGTGATCGGGCACGAGTGGGAGAGCGCAGGGTTCATGGCGGTTTGGTTCTTGAGCGACGTGTTGCTTGGCTTGCTGTTTGCTGTGGGTTCTTGGGTAGCCATTGTCGATTCGAGACGGGGTGGGAGGGGGATTGTGAGAGAAGGGTGTCACATGCTGGTTGCTTTGTTCTACCCTGCATTTGAGATGAGGTGGATGGAAGTCATTGTTTGTGGATCAGTCGGGAAATGGGCGTTGAGGCGGGTGTTTGGGGATTTCGTGGTACTCGTTTTCCAATCATCCATGGAGGTGTATTTCATGGTGGCTTGGTTGGTGTTCTACCTCGCAGCAAGACACAAGGATGATACTTCACTCGGGAGAACGTTCGGCGCGCGGTGGAAGGTTTTCTTGAGGTTGCTAGGTGATTGA